The genome window GCACCTGCTGAAGTATCAAATTTTTCACTTGTGATCGGCTCTTCAAGGCTATTGATAACGTACTCGGCCATAAAAACGTAAAATCTGTTGCCCATTTCATATTTGCCCGATGATCTGTAAAATCCTATAATATTTTATGTTGGGCTACTCTATGAAAATGTAAGCCCAAGTCATTTATTCATATATTTAGATATATACGCATTGGCCTATAGCCCATTATTAAGGCTCATGTTTTGACATTCTTGCTGGTATTCCATAAATTTTTTTGTAATGCTTGCTCATGTAAAATATCCCCTTGTGGGGCAGTATTTTTACAACTTTAGGTGATTACACGCTTGATGATTTATTTTTTCGCAATCCAAGACACCGGCACTCTACACTTTTTCAACAGGAATCCTGCAGGCGGCTCATAATTTCAGGCGTGCGGGCGATAAGTCTTACAGGCTCTCAGAATTAGCGCGCAGACTTGATAGAGTAATGTCGGTGCATTTTGTGCGGAAAAACTTTTATTCACTCGGCGAAAATCTGAACATAAAGCGTCCTGACAGACAGAGGGATAATCTTTTATGGCGTTCAATACATCAATGCAGGGACAAGAATAATATCACGCTCATGTATTCGAGAAAAGGAGATCTACCAGCGCAAGAAGTTGGGAAATTTAGAAATTGCTCGATAATATTTACTGGGTGAAAGATTAAAATTTTTCATGCCTCATTAGAATCAAGAAAGAGACAAGGTTTTAACGCCCTGTCCCTTTTTTTGCGGAATAAATATTTATTTTCCTGCTTGAGTAACTCTAAGTTCTGTTTCTTCCGTTAAGTTGTCTCCAACCTTAGCAGTGAATGTTATCTTGCCTATTCTGGGAGAACCGTTATTTTCAGCAACCTGAAATCTTATAGGATATTGATTCTCGCCTGTTGCACTGCCGCTTGTTTCCGTGAAGGTGATCCAGTCTACATTTGATGACACTGTCCAGTCGCCTTCAGAAAGTATATTGAATCCAAGCCCGGCGGATTTATCCCCGTCTGCGCTGATGTTAAAAGTTTTATTCTCGGCCCATGAATGTTTAGGCATATCGAGATTTACTATTGGGGTTGGGTGCTTATAAAATCTCGGATATCTTCGTCCGCCGTCCCAACTGTAAGTAGTAGTCCACGTAACGCCGTCGCCTTCTCCAAAGCAGAAGCCCTCTTCCCAGAAGAAATTAACTTTCATGAGAAGTGTTTTAGTGTCTTGTTTGCTCCATATGGATTTATCGACCTGCCATATCCATTCACTCTTAAAGCTGAGGGATCCTCTTGAGGCTGCTGTTGAACTTATTCCCATGTAGATGCCGTGATTCGTGGTGTCGTCATGCCAAGTCCCGCTGTTATGAGGTCCCTCAACATCTGCTGTCCATTCAACATTTGTATCATTTACTGATAATGGAGAAGCTAAAATTTTCCAGTCGCTTGTTGTCCATGTTACGCTTGATGAATGCGAGACACCGCCTGTAACTTTTAAATCGAGAGCATTACTCATAGTTCCGACTTCTCCGCCGACACTCCATGTCATGCCTTCCGTGAAAGTTTTATTTTTCGGGACATTTGTAGGGATATAATCTCCGAGTCCGACTTCAGTGCTTGAGAGATCGCTTTTTTCTTTGCCGCCGACGACACTGCAAATATAACTGTTAAATCCGAATACGCCTGTATAGCCTGAAAGATAATTAACATAATTTTATCCATAACGGCCAAATTCCCCGCCGCCCTGATGCCAAGTAAATTCGTGATCCATTTGATCTTGATAATTCAGCGGAGTAGTCGTTGCGTTTGTCTGTACAAGATAATAATCGCTATGATACTTGTATGAATGGCAGGCGTAAACAGTTACTGCAACTTGGCTTCTGCGTCTTATATTGACCTGGTCTCCGCCGATTGCGCCTCCCCATGGTCTATAACCGTCTTGTCTGTAATTGCAATCAAGATTTACTTTCTGAGCGTCTGCTATTTTTGTGAGCTCATTATTTTCATCGGCCATGCGTGCTTCAATTGCGTTTGCTTCGGAGTTTGACTCGTTTGCCATATCCGTTAAACTTGCGCACCAGTTATAATAACTTCTCCAGCGGTCAATATTGAAGAATAATCCGTCTGCATCTTCAATAGCTAGTGTTGATTCTTTCTTGTCATCGCCTGAAGTAATGTCGCTTGAAGAAATTATATTGCCGTCAGAATCATAATATATAACTTTGTCCCCTGAAAGCTCGTAGCTTGCGTAATTGTCCGTTGAAGTAGCTTCTAAATCATCACTTGTTCTGACACCGGATATAATTGCGTCGCCGGCTAGTGAGGCCTGATAATTGAAATAAAACGTGCGTCCGTCAATAGTGCGTTTTGCGATTGCGAATAACTCAAGAC of Synergistaceae bacterium contains these proteins:
- a CDS encoding BACON domain-containing protein; the encoded protein is MTWSVGGEVGTMSNALDLKVTGGVSHSSSVTWTTSDWKILASPLSVNDTNVEWTADVEGPHNSGTWHDDTTNHGIYMGISSTAASRGSLSFKSEWIWQVDKSIWSKQDTKTLLMKVNFFWEEGFCFGEGDGVTWTTTYSWDGGRRYPRFYKHPTPIVNLDMPKHSWAENKTFNISADGDKSAGLGFNILSEGDWTVSSNVDWITFTETSGSATGENQYPIRFQVAENNGSPRIGKITFTAKVGDNLTEETELRVTQAGK